The Anaerolineales bacterium region ATATAGTTTGGTAGTTGAATAGTTTGATAGTTGTGTAGTTAGATCGTTAAAGCAAAGTCGGGTAGCGGGGCATATTGTACCCGACTACCCGACGCATTAATTCACTTGCTACGTGCGACGCACCCTCTCTATGCGCGCCCGTTGTTGGAGGGACGACCGATCGCGCGATAGGTGAAGCCCATCTCAGACATGCGAGCGGGATCGTAGATATTGCGCCCATCGTAAATGACGGGCGTTTTCAACAATGACTTGACCTTTTCAAGGTCGAGTTGTTTGAACTCGTTCCACGGCGTGACGACGACCAGCGCGTCGCAGCCCTTTGCCATTTCGTAAACGTCAGCGACAATTTCAACGGCGGGCATCATCGGCGCGGCGACTTCACGCGCCACAGGGTCATATGCCCGCACTTTCGCGCCTGCGGCGATCAACGCGTTGGAAATATCCACCGACGGCGCATCACGCATATCGTCTGTGTTTTCTTTGAACGCCAGCCCAAGCATACCGACCGTCTTGCCTTTCAAATTTCCGCCGAGCAATTTTTCCACTTGCGTCGGCACGTCGCGTCGGCGGTCGTAGTTTACGTCCACCACATCGTTGAGGATGCGCGGGTTGAGTCCTTTTTGTTTCGCCATGAACGCCAGCGCCTGCACGTCTTTCGGGAAGCACGAACCGCCCCAACCCAGACCCGCATCGAGGAAGTGACGCCCGATGCGCGCGTCGTAGCCCATGCCCGCGGCAACCTCTTTCACGTCCGCGCCGTAAGCCTCGCACACATCCGCCAATTCATTGATGAACGAGATCTTCGCGGCGAGGAAGGCATTGCTCGCGTACTTGATCATTTCAGCAGTCCGCAAGTCGGTGATGACAATCGGCGCGCGCAATGGCAAATGCAACTGCGCCACCTTGTTCGCCGCGTCTTTATCGAGCGAGCCGATCACGTTGCGATGCGGAGCCATGAAGTCCGCGATGGCTGAACCTTCGCGCAAAAACTCGGGGCAAGACACCACAGAGAAGTCAATCGGCTGAGGCTGGGCAGACTTCACAATGTCGGCGACCCAGTCCCCCGTCCCGATGGGAACCGTGGATTTGTTGATGATGATCAGCGGCGCGCTCATATGTTGAGCAAGCGAGCGCGCAGCGACCTCCACGTATTGCAAATCCGCCGCGCCGTCTACGCCTTCGGGAGTCCCCACCGCGATGAAAGCGAACTCCGCGCCTTTGAGCGCGTCGGCATAAGACGTTGTGAACGACAGCCTGCCTGCCTTCACGTTGCGCCGCACGAGTTCCTCCAGCCCTGGCTCGTAGATCGGCATGATGCCTTTGTTGAGATTTTCGATGCGCTTCGCGTCCACATCCAACGCGATAACGCGGTTCCCCAGGTCGGCAAAACAGGCGCCAGTCACCAGACCGACGTACCCAACGCCGACAACGCAAATTTGTTTCATAGATTCATACCTCTTTCGCTGAATTTTTCATGGCAAACCCGATTGCCCTGCTTAACGATAAGCCAATCCATGACCGAATAACGCGCAATTTGTTACGCCGTTTTCAAAAAATCAACTTACGCGGGCGCCGCTTGCTCTTCTTTTTCTTATCCAACGCGTTCCCCACCTCTTCCAACAACCCTTGCACATTCAAAGGCTTCGTAAAGTAGCCGTCGCAACCCGCTTGCAAGGCGCGGAAGCGGTCACGCGGCAGAGTGTGCGCGGTGATCGCGTACAGCGGAATATCTTTGGTCGCCGCGTTCGCTTTGATGCGTTCCGCCGCGTCCCAGCCGTCCATTTCAGGCAGACCGAGGTCCATCAAAATCAGATCGGGCTTTTGCAGGCGCGCCGCGTCCACGCCATCGCGCCCGTTCACCGCGAGAAAAACGTCATAGCCGCCGTGCTCGAGGATCACGCGCATCAGTTCGTAATTATCGATGTTGTCTTCGACGACGAGTATCTTTTTCTTGTCCATCCTCGGTAACTATACCTCGACTTGCCGCTTCGGGCAATGACGGGGATCAGCAAGAACATGAGCAAAAATTCTTCTTTGCCACTGAGATCACCAAGACCGCGAAGAAAAACTCAAAATCTCTATGAGCTCTGTGGCTTACAAACAGAGTTCGAACTTCCCAATGACGTATAATCGCAACCATGAAAATTCTTTTCGTCGTGGACGCGCGTTCGCCCATCGCCCTCAACTGGATTCGGCATTTTGTCGAACGCGGTGATGAAATTTTCGTCGCTTCCACATTTCCCGCTTCATTGGATTTACCGATCAAGCGGATGGAAACCATCCCCGTCGCCTTTAGCGAACTCAAGAAAGCGACTCAACGCCCCGGCGCCGCTTCAGCTCGGACCCTGAGCCTGCGCACAGTCATTCGGCAGTGGCTCGGTCCTTTGACGATTCCCCGCGCTGCGCGGCAACTCTGCGCCTTCATAGACGAAATCCAACCCGACATCATCCATGCCATGAGGATTCCGTATGAGGGGATGATTACGGCAAGCGCG contains the following coding sequences:
- a CDS encoding response regulator, which translates into the protein MDKKKILVVEDNIDNYELMRVILEHGGYDVFLAVNGRDGVDAARLQKPDLILMDLGLPEMDGWDAAERIKANAATKDIPLYAITAHTLPRDRFRALQAGCDGYFTKPLNVQGLLEEVGNALDKKKKSKRRPRKLIF
- a CDS encoding UDP-glucose/GDP-mannose dehydrogenase family protein, with protein sequence MKQICVVGVGYVGLVTGACFADLGNRVIALDVDAKRIENLNKGIMPIYEPGLEELVRRNVKAGRLSFTTSYADALKGAEFAFIAVGTPEGVDGAADLQYVEVAARSLAQHMSAPLIIINKSTVPIGTGDWVADIVKSAQPQPIDFSVVSCPEFLREGSAIADFMAPHRNVIGSLDKDAANKVAQLHLPLRAPIVITDLRTAEMIKYASNAFLAAKISFINELADVCEAYGADVKEVAAGMGYDARIGRHFLDAGLGWGGSCFPKDVQALAFMAKQKGLNPRILNDVVDVNYDRRRDVPTQVEKLLGGNLKGKTVGMLGLAFKENTDDMRDAPSVDISNALIAAGAKVRAYDPVAREVAAPMMPAVEIVADVYEMAKGCDALVVVTPWNEFKQLDLEKVKSLLKTPVIYDGRNIYDPARMSEMGFTYRAIGRPSNNGRA